GCGGTCCTCGGGGAACCCCGCCGCGCGTTGACAGGGTCCGGAAGCGGACGCTACACTCCGCCGCGTCGCGGAGGCGGGCCTCGGACCCGAATGGGGAGCCGTTCCGGCTCCGTACATCCTGATGGGGACTCCTCCCGATCGAACCGGAACCGGGAGGCGCGCGTGCGGATCGTTCTCTCCATCGCTGCGCCGGGAGGTCGGGCCGAGGCGGCGCGCTGGGCGCTCGGGCATCTTCTCGAGGCGCGCGGGTTCTCGGTCGGGGAGCGCCCCGAGGGGAGCGCGCCGTACGTGCTTCTCGTCTACGGGGACGCCGCGAAGGAGCCCCCACCCGGCGTTCCGGTCGTCTTCATCCCTTCCCTTCGCGTCGAGTTCCTTCACGGTGCGGCGCCCCCCCCGCCGATCGAGATCGTCGATCGAGCGGGAAACCTCTCCTTCGCGTTTCCGCCGTTCGTGGGTCTTCCCGCCGGCGAGCCTCTCTGGCGCGACGCGCACGGGCGCCCCGCCGTCTGCCGTCCCGCCGGCCGGCGCGAGGAGGTGCGCTTCGGGTTCGACCTCACCGCGGCTGCGTACTTCGCCCTTTCGCGGATCGAGGAACGGACGGGGAACCGGGACGAGCTCGACCGCTTCCCGCCCGCTTCCTCGTGGGCCGTGCGGCGCGGGCTTCTCTGCGAGCCGATCGCAGACCATCTCGGCCGGCTTCTCGGCGAGGCGATCGCCGAGGCGCTCCACGGGGCGGGGCGAGCGACCGTGCGCGTTCTTCCGTGGCCCGAAGGGCGGCCGCACGCGATCGCGCTCACGCATGACGAGGACCTCGTGATCCGTTGGGAGCGGCGCCTCGCGCGCCATGCGGCACAGGCGCTCGCGGGCGGAGGGCGCGGGCGCGTCGCCGGCCTCCGGCTCTTCCTTCGCGATCTCGCCGAGGGGAGAGTCCCGCAGACGATCCTCTCGCAGCGCCTCGCGGACCGGCAGGCGAAGCTCGGCATCCGCTCCACCTTCTTCTTTCTCGCCACGCCGAGCGACCGCTTCGCCCGTCGCTACCGAGTGGACGCCCCTCCGTTTCGCCAACTGCTCCGGCGTCTCGTCGAGGACGGCTTCGCGGTCGGCCTTCACGGCGGCCTCGACTCGTACCTGTCGGCCGAGGAATTGGTTTATGAGAGAAGGATCGTTTCCGAGTCGGCCGGGTGCGCGCTCGCGGGGATTCGGCAGCATTACGCGCGCCTTCGCGTCCCCGAGACGTGGGAGGCGCAGCGCGCGGCCGGTTTCCGCTACGACGCCTCGCTCGGCTTTCCGGACGCGCCCGGCTTCCGCGCGGGGACCGCGTTTCCGATCCGGCCGGAGGGGACCGGCTCCTTTCTCGCCTTCCCGCTCCACGGGATGGACCGGGCGCTCGCCGCCGCCGGGCTTCGCCGCGCGGAGGATTGGGAGCGCTGGAGCGAACCGGTGCGAATCGTGAACGGCATCCTGGACATTCTGTGGCATCCGTACTTCATCGACACCGACCTCGATCCGGAACGGGAAGCGCTCACCGGCGAGCTCCTCGAGTGGGTCGCCGCCCGGAAGAACGAGGCATGGGTCGCAACGCTCGACGAGGCGGCCGAATGGTGGGAGGCGCGGCGATTGGCGGCGGTGAGCGGTCTTCGCGCCGACGAGCGAACGGTCGTCCGGGTCCGCTTCGGATCCCCCCTCCGCGCGGTTCATCTCGGCGCGGTTCCCGCGGGATCCGAGATCCGCGTGGAGAGCGCCGACGGAGCGAGCGACGTGATCGCGCGCGGCGATCGAGTGGAGGTCGGCGAGGCGGCGGCGGGCGCGGAGATCGTCCTCTCGCTCCTCCCCCGCGCGTCCCGAGAGGGAGCCCTTTGAGGGACAACCTAACGAGGAGAGCCGGCATCATCGGCGCGTCCCGGCTCGTGGCGAGCTCGGTGGTCGGGCTCGTCGTGAGCGTGGTTCTCTCGCGGGTCTTCGACCCCGCCGTGTACGGGACCTTTCAACAGACCTGGTTCCTCACGCAGATGACGATCGAGATCGCCCTCTTCGGCATCCCGATCGGGATCCTCTACTTCGTTCCACGCCTGACGGAGCCGGAGCGGCGCGGGCTCTTCCTCCGCGTCTTCCTTCTCTTGGCGGGAATCGGAGCGGTTCTCGCCGCGCTCCTCTACGGGGCGGCTCCTCACGTGTCGCGCCTCTTCGACAATCCGGCGCTCGAGGGGACGCTCCGCGTCTTCTCCTTGTACGCGCTCTTCCTCGTCCCCGGCATCCCGATGGACGCGTTTCTCATCGCGCAGGAGCGCCATCGCCTCCTCGGTCTTCTCACGATCGCGCACTCGCTCCTCTTCCTCGCCGCGGTCTTCCTTCCCGCGGCGCTCGGCCTCGCGCTCGCGGGGATCCTCTGGGCGCTCGTCGGGTACGGCGCGCTTCGCGCGGGCCTCGTGTTCGCGGCGGCCGCGACAACGGTGCGGAGCGTCCGTGCCGCGGCCGGCAAAGGGCTTCTTCGACGATTCGTTCTCTACTCGATCCCCGTCGGCCTGAACGATCTTCTCCGCGTCGTCGGACGGTGGCTGGACAAGACCGTCGTCTCCGCGTATTTCAGTCCTGAAGTGTTCGCGGTCTACGCGAACGGCGCGGTCGAGATTCCCTTCGTCGGGGTCCTCTCCGGCGCGATCGCCTCGGTGATGATCCCGGAGTTCTCGAGGCTGTCCGACGAGGGGAAGCGGGGAGAAGTCCTCGCGCTCTGGCATCGGGCGACGGTGAAGACCGGGGTGCTGCTCCTCCCCCTCTTCGTCTTCTTCATGATCCTCGCCGCCCCGTTCCTCGTCTTCCTCTTCTCGGAGACCTACCGGGCGAGCGCGGGCCCCTTCCGCGTCTACCTCCTTCTCCTTCCGCTCCGGAGCGCGGCGTACGCGCCGATTCTTCTCGCGCTCGGAAGGCCGCGCCTCGTGGCGCTCGGCGCCCTTGGGGACGTCGCCCTGAACCTCGCGCTCTCGATTCTCCTCATACCGGCGTTCGGTTACCTCGGGCCGGCGATCGCCACGGTCGCGACGACCTACGCGCAGGCCGCGTTTTATCTCTCCTGCACCTCGCGCCTCTTGTCGGTTTCGTGGAGGCGCGTCTTCCCGTGGATGGGGATCGCGCGTCTTCTCCTCCTCTCGCTCGTTCCCGCTCCACTCCTCCTGCCGCTCGCGGGCGCTTCGCTTCGTCCGATCGTCGTTCTTGCGATCGGAACGGTTCTCTACTTCGGTCCGATGATCCTTCTCATGTGGCGCTTCGGCCCGCTCGGGGAATCGGACAAGGAGCTCGTTCGCCGTTTGCTGAGGATCTCCAAGAGTTCTTAGTCATCGCTCCGACAATGGTCAGAGGCTATACGCCGGCAATGACGAAGGGGCTCTCGCCGTTCACGCGCGGAAGCGGGAGGAGAGGGATGGAAAGGGCGAGATCGCGAAACGACGCGAGATCCTTGACGAGCGAAGGAACAACATCCTCCTTCGTTCCGTCGTGTATCGAGAGGAGCTCGACCCGTTCGATGCGGGCTCCCCCGTTCTGCGTTTCGAGAAGGGCGAGCGCCGAGGCGTCGCGGGAGGGATCCTCGGCGTTCTCCGGCCCGGCGGCGCGAAGAAGAAGCTCCTCGCGCGAGGCGAGAAGCTCCGCGATCCGGCTCCTCCCCTCGACGAGAAGCGCCTTCGCGGAAGCGTCGGTCGCGTCGCATCGGAAGCCGACCCGCACCTCCCCCGCGAGGAGATCGACGCGAAGGAAGAGGCGACCGGCCGACAGGACCCCCGCGTCCCACGACTCGTCCGCGAACTCGAGATCGAGCGCCCGCGCCGCGAAGGCAGGGAGATCGGCCGGGGCGTGACCGCGGGTCGAGATCCTGCGGATCCCCTCGCCGAGAAGACGCCCGTCGAGATCGGCGGCGAGAAGGCGGGCCGCGGCGGTCAGCCGATCGGCGGCGGAGACCGCTTCCCGGTAGCCGCGCAGATGGCCGGGATCGAACCCGAGGAACGGAGCCCTCCCCTCGGCCGCGAGAAGCCCGAGGAGATCCTCGATCACGTCGCGCGCGGGCGGAGGCTCCCCCCTTTCGCGCAGGCGGCGGTAGAGGATCTCGTAGACTCTCGACCAGCCGAGCCAACGGCACGGCGCGTCGCGCGTCGAGCGGAGCTCGGCGTGGACCTCGTCGATCCCGTGCGGAGGCGCGCTCCCGTCGGTCAGAAGGAGAAGGTGGAAGCGCGGGGAGAGCTTCCAGCCGGCGCGGACGAGCGGAAGGAGCTCCTCCCGGCGAACCCTCTCCCGCACCCAACCGACCACGAAGAGAAGAAGAGACTCGCTCTCCAACACGACGTCGGGGCTCGCGGCCCCGAGCTCCGGCCAGAACTGGATCTGAAGCGACGCGTACTCCCCGGGCGCGACCTCGACCCCGGCCTCGCCGAGAAGCGCCGCCAGATAGGTCTCTCGGTCGACCATCTTGAGCGTGCCGAAGAGCCGGGAGAGGAGGACCTCCTCCCGGTTCATGCGCGCGTGGGCTTCCGCCGCGTACAACGACAAGGCCGCACCCCTTCGCGGATCAGACCACGCCCAACGCTCGCAAATCCCGTACCAGATTCCGCGCGAGGTTTTGAGGTCTATTTAGTTGCGGCGAAACGAGTTGTGGGATGGCCTCGGCGCCGCGCCTGCACCGGAATTGCGTTCTGCAACTCGATGGGAGGGCAGGAAACGCGCGCACCTCCTTCCGAGAAGGTAGCCCGGGCGGTGCGCGCGTTTCCGTCACGAGGATGCGATCCGCGGCCGCCGGGGTGTGGGGCAAGGGGGTGAACCGGCGAGTTCCCGAGCGCGCCACGGAAACGGTGACGCGGAAAGGCGACAGGCAACATCTTCCTCGACGGATCCGTCACTATTCCCGGGCCCGGCGCGCTCGGGGTGTCTGAGCCGGCGCCCCCTTGCCCCGGGCCCCGGCCGAGAAGGTACGGGGCGAGTTTCTGTCGGAGCGTGGTTCGTCCGGGCTACGGATCGACCCAGATCGGGCTTGACCAGGCGATCCCCCCGTCCATCTGGGTGAGTCGGATGTAGTAGTACGAAGAAGCCGCGAGGTTCCGCCGCGCCCTCAACGACCCCTCGATCGCCGTCCCCTTCCCGAAGACGGTGTCGATCGGCGTTCCGTTCTCGAGGAGCTCGACCAGGTCGATCGGCGCGGTGCCGCACGCGACGAAGCGGAACGCGAGCGGATCCGGAAGCGCGGAGGCGCTCACCTCCTCCCCCATCCAATGGACACCCAAACGGACCTCGAGGACGATTCGCTCGCCGGTCGTCGCGTAGGTTCTTCGTGCATCAAGTGCTTCCCACACTTCCTCGCGGGTTCGGCCGGACGCATAGACGCCGAGGAGCCCGCCGCACGGAGAAGCGGTTTCTCCCGGGTGTCCGACGTGCCCGTCGCCGCTTCCGACGAACCCGAGACGATATCCGCGCGCGAGCGCGTCGTGAACGAACGCTCCCGGAACCGGATCGTAGATCCCCTTCGGACACCCGAAGCATTCCGAGCTTCCGTGGATCGAGCTGATCTCGACGAGCCGCTCCCGGTTCGGCGGCGGCTCCCAGCTCCAAT
This genomic interval from Candidatus Eisenbacteria bacterium contains the following:
- a CDS encoding polysaccharide biosynthesis protein encodes the protein MRDNLTRRAGIIGASRLVASSVVGLVVSVVLSRVFDPAVYGTFQQTWFLTQMTIEIALFGIPIGILYFVPRLTEPERRGLFLRVFLLLAGIGAVLAALLYGAAPHVSRLFDNPALEGTLRVFSLYALFLVPGIPMDAFLIAQERHRLLGLLTIAHSLLFLAAVFLPAALGLALAGILWALVGYGALRAGLVFAAAATTVRSVRAAAGKGLLRRFVLYSIPVGLNDLLRVVGRWLDKTVVSAYFSPEVFAVYANGAVEIPFVGVLSGAIASVMIPEFSRLSDEGKRGEVLALWHRATVKTGVLLLPLFVFFMILAAPFLVFLFSETYRASAGPFRVYLLLLPLRSAAYAPILLALGRPRLVALGALGDVALNLALSILLIPAFGYLGPAIATVATTYAQAAFYLSCTSRLLSVSWRRVFPWMGIARLLLLSLVPAPLLLPLAGASLRPIVVLAIGTVLYFGPMILLMWRFGPLGESDKELVRRLLRISKSS
- a CDS encoding CehA/McbA family metallohydrolase — protein: MNREFRPEDEGARSFPVRFETPGFHTIRVVEEGGALQAVSNPIRVRPRGESSEFRLLWGDIHQHSRLSDGTGEPEDLVRYARKVGNLDLFALTDHDHHGLRPLASSWERIREAIARANDPGRFVALLAYEWTSWTYGHRNVYYPDDAGELFSFADSATNTPEELWDALPEGRALTIAHHTGGGPVPIDWSWEPPPNRERLVEISSIHGSSECFGCPKGIYDPVPGAFVHDALARGYRLGFVGSGDGHVGHPGETASPCGGLLGVYASGRTREEVWEALDARRTYATTGERIVLEVRLGVHWMGEEVSASALPDPLAFRFVACGTAPIDLVELLENGTPIDTVFGKGTAIEGSLRARRNLAASSYYYIRLTQMDGGIAWSSPIWVDP